From a single Gadus morhua chromosome 3, gadMor3.0, whole genome shotgun sequence genomic region:
- the dctpp1 gene encoding glutamyl-tRNA(Gln) amidotransferase subunit B, mitochondrial gives MVLLVPRLQLLYRSYLTSLTIPKMATNGDAVNGHKDDLSTLSNGVALIDRLRIRPTLTNGAGGDEKFTFSKEPTLEEVRRLQAEFTDERDWNQFHQPRNLLLALVGEVGEVSELFQWRGEVAEGLPGWTDSEREHLGQELSDVLIYLVELAEKCHVDLPQAVIRKMALNRLKYPASKVQGSSKKYTEYTD, from the coding sequence ATGGTACTGTTGGTTCCGCGTCTACAGCTCTTGTATCGTTCGTATTTGACATCCTTAACTATACCGAAAATGGCAACAAATGGAGATGCAGTTAACGGACATAAAGACGACTTGTCAACCTTGTCAAATGGAGTAGCGTTAATCGATCGTCTCCGAATCCGTCCCACGCTGACGaatggagcaggaggagacgaGAAGTTCACCTTCAGTAAGGAGCCCACGTTGGAAGAAGTTCGCCGACTGCAAGCTGAGTTCACAGATGAGCGGGATTGGAACCAGTTTCATCAACCCCGAAacctgctgctggccctggttggagaggtgggagaggtgTCCGAGCTCTTCCAGTGGCGAGGGGAGGTCGCCGAGGGCTTGCCCGGTTGGACCGACTCTGAGCGGGAGCATCTCGGCCAGGAACTCAGTGATGTTTTGATCTATCTGGTCGAATTGGCGGAGAAATGCCACGTCGACTTGCCACAAGCTGTCATCCGAAAGATGGCCCTGAACAGACTGAAATACCCAGCGAGCAAAGTGCAGGGGTCCTCTAAAAAATACACCGAATATACGGACTGA
- the gatb gene encoding glutamyl-tRNA(Gln) amidotransferase subunit B, mitochondrial, translating into MAACTVLVTPLLYVNKQSSLFYYKACNIHRQCVTKKISTSVSRCSSQADPQKKSRPHELVGVVGLEIHAQIQSNTKLFSGSKVGFSAPPNSLVSFFDASLPGTLPVLNRRCVEAAVMTALALNCTINKKSFFDRKHYFYADLPAGYQITQQRRAVAVDGQLAYSLLGGRKRNQIQSRTVRIKQIQLEQDSGKSLHDDQRSQTLIDLNRAGVGLMELVMEPDMSCGEQAAAAVRELQLVLQALGTCQGNMSEGQLRVDANVSVHRPGEELGVRTEVKNINSARFLSRAIDYEIQRQIEALGRGEAVLNETRTYDSKSGHTIPMRDKEGLQDYRFMPEPNLPPLVVYEDRGSVPAGLLGAEGVVVLEGLREGLPELPSVKRARLVRSYGLLPEHSFTLVNEDGLMEYFEAVVKETRKEPRKLIGWVTNELLGHLKHHNLSVSKCPVSPSALAELLELQEAGHISSTVAKQVLGEMWRDPGRRAPEVVREQDLGLVCDSSDLQRVCQRVLDSHPDLVRALQEGNKKVLNRLMGLVQKETKGRADPVLVRSLLEEKTS; encoded by the exons ATGGCCGCCTGCACTGTCCTAGTAACTCCCCTGCTGTATGTCAATAAACAAAgctctttattttattataaggCTTGCAATATACACAGACAATGTGTTACTAAGAAGATTAGCACGTCTGTTTCACGATGCTCTAGCCAAGCCGATCCACAAAAAAAGAG TCGTCCTCATGAGCTGGTCGGTGTAGTTGGGCTGGAAATCCATGCGCAGATTCAGTCCAACACGAAACTCTTCTCTGGGTCTAAAGTCGGCTTCTCTGCACCGCCAAATTCCCTGGTGTCATTCTTTGACGCATCCTTGCCGGGGACACTGCCA GTGCTTAACAGACGATGCGTCGAAGCAGCAGTAATGACAGCCCTGGCGCTCAACTGCACCATCAACAAGAAATCATTCTTTGACAGGAAGCACTACTTCTATGCAGACCTCCCG GCGGGCTACCAGATCACCCAGCAGCGACGGGCcgtggcggtggacggccagcTGGCCTACAGCCTCCTCGGCGGCAGGAAGAGGAACCAGATCCAGAGCAGGACTGTCCGTATCAAGCAGATCCAGCTGGAGCAGGACAGCGGCAAGAGTCTCCATGACGACCAGCGGAGCCAGACCCTCATCGACCTCAACAGAGCAG GTGTAGGCCTGATGGAGCTGGTGATGGAGCCAGACATGAGCTGCGGAGAGCAGGCTGCCGCGGCCGTCAGGGAGCTGCAGCTGGTTCTGCAGGCTCTGGGCACCTGTCAAGGAAACATGTCAG aggGACAACTGAGAGTGGACGCCAACGTGTCGGTCCACCGGCCCGGGGAAGAGCTGGGCGTCCGGACGGAGGTGAAGAACATCAACAGCGCCCGCTTCCTGTCCAGGGCTATCG ACTACGAGATCCAGCGACAGATCGAGGCTCTTGGGAGAGGCGAGGCGGTCCTGAACGAGACCCGAACGTACGACTCCAAATCGGG CCACACCATTCCCATGAGGGACAAGGAGGGTCTCCAGGACTACCG GTTCATGCCGGAGCCCAACCTGCCCCCCCTGGTGGTGTACGAGGACCGGGGCTCCGTGCCAGCCGGCCTGctgggggctgagggggtggtggtgctggagggccTGAGGGAAGGTCTCCCCGAGCTGCCCAGCGTCAAGAGGGCCCGGCTGGTGCGCTCCTACGGCCTCCTGCCTGAGCACAGCTTCACTCTGGTG AATGAGGATGGGCTGATGGAATACTTTGAGGCGGTTGTCAAGGAGACCAGGAAGGAGCCGAGGAAATTGATTGGCTGGGTGACAAATGAGCTGCTGGGTCATCTCAAACACCACAACCTTAGTGTGAGCAAATG TCCGGTCTCTCCGTCGGCACTGGCTgagctgctggagctccaggaagcaGGACACATCTCCTCCACCGTCGCCAAGCAG GTCCTGGGGGAGATGTGGAGGGACCCAGGGAGGAGGGCTCCGGAGGTCGTGCGGGAGCAGGACCTGGGGCTGGTGTGTGACTCCAGCGACCTGCAGAGGGTCTGCCAGAGGGTGCTGGACTCCCACCCCGACCTG GTGCGGGCATTGCAGGAGGGTAACAAGAAGGTCCTGAACAGGCTGATGGGTCTGGTGCAGAAGGAGACCAAAGGCAGGGCTGACCCCGTACTAGTGAGGAGCCTTCTGGAGGAGAAGACTTCCTGA